The sequence ACTTTGATTTTacttatttttgttttaaccGTTAGTGGTCAATATAGTTGTAGTAACCCATGCTATGGTAATATGTGTTGCTCTATTCCAAGCAATAATGAATATTATCTTACTACTTTTTGTGATGAATCTACTGCCTGTGGAACTCCATGTTCAGCCCAAACTTACTTTGTAAAGTATAGAAagcatttatttttatttttgttttttattttttgataaagtAATTATTGTACTTACAACATAAATAATAGACTGCAGATAGTCAACGTTTTGGTTGTGGTGTAACATTAACAATTTGTTCAACAAGTGGTggttcaacaacaactggTGGAACAGGTTCTGCAGGTACCTCAACTTCAAGCGGAAGTGGAAGTGgaagtggtagtggtagtggtagtggaaGTGGAAGTGGAAGTGGTACATCAGGTAGTTCTTCAAGTGGTAGTTCAAGTGGAAGTGGTAGTGGCAGTTCAAGTGGAAGTGGTGGTTCAAGTGGAAGCGGTAGTGGCTCAACTATGGAAACTGGAGGGTAAGatttaaactattttcattttaaacatttttaaaaaatattaatattaaaattaaaattttggaaaaaaaatataaaaaaaaaaaaaaaaaaatttagtttcTATGGTGTTTGTGTTAAAGCAATTACTATTGATGCTGGTCCAAATATTAGTGTTGAAGAAGAAGCAGGTATGGCAATTATTGATGCATCATCACAAATTTGTCAAGATCTCTTTGGTTCATCATCATGTGGTTGGTCTGATAAAAGATCAATTACAGCCGTCCAATCATCTGTTGAAGATGGATTCCCAGTTAACAAACCATTCAATGTCACTTTTGaagattataataaaatcatttcaaatagtttaattttagatCAACAatgttcaaataaaaataattgtaaatataataaattagaattaatgaaata comes from Dictyostelium discoideum AX4 chromosome 2 chromosome, whole genome shotgun sequence and encodes:
- the alyD-2 gene encoding hypothetical protein; this encodes MRLLVTLILLIFVLTVSGQYSCSNPCYGNMCCSIPSNNEYYLTTFCDESTACGTPCSAQTYFTADSQRFGCGVTLTICSTSGGSTTTGGTGSAGTSTSSGSGSGSGSGSGSGSGSGSGTSGSSSSGSSSGSGSGSSSGSGGSSGSGSGSTMETGGFYGVCVKAITIDAGPNISVEEEAGMAIIDASSQICQDLFGSSSCGWSDKRSITAVQSSVEDGFPVNKPFNVTFEDYNKIISNSLILDQQCSNKNNCKYNKLELMK